gccagttttatcatagcgcttgacggttttaacaactgcacttgaagaaactttcaaagttcttgaaagtttccggattgactgaccttgatgtcttaaagtaacgatagactgtcatttctctttgcttatttgagctgttcttgccataatatggacttggtcttttacccagtagggctatcttctgtataccaaccctacctcgtcacaaacacaactgattggctcaaacacattaaggaaagaaattccacaaattaacaaggcaaacctgttaattgaaatgcattccaggtgactacctcattaagctggttgagagaatgccaagagtgtgcaaagctgtcaaggcaaagggtggctactttgaagaatctaaaatatattttgaattgttaaacacttttttgattaatacatgattccataggtgttatttcatagttttgatgtcttctattattctacaatgcagaaaatagtcaaataaatgagtaggtgtgtccaaagttgactggtactgtatatcaaaggTCAATTAAGAACTGATTCATTAACATAGACCTACTAAACTTTCACAGTCCAACATAACCTGTGAAGGATGGTATTAGCGGAACAGCTCTCTGCCATGTCTGTTTCCATCCATGCAGCGACGTGCACAGAACTTCCTGAACGTTTCCTTGCTTGTCAATGCACTCGTGCCTACTACCGTTGGGGAGATCAAAGCAAGTGGGGGCTACAAAGTGTTCTCGCATAGTTGACTAAACTTTGTAGCCAAATACCTTTGTTATAAAGACGCCTTAGTTAAAAGCACTAACAACAAAATAATATTGGTTATGTGCTTGCCTAACTTATACAATTTGTTAGTCCATGTATTTGGCAAACAGTTTGTTCAACTTCACAATTTTTTCTACCCTTTTCCTCATACAGCAGTGGTATGCGAAGTGGAGAGATGCCATCCAGCTCGAGGGAGGAAAATAGTACTACAATTACAGGAGCAGAGGGCTAGAGATTATTTCCAAAAATTGTCCAttagcctcttcctctctgttttttCTCCTCGACTGAGTCCTCTGATTGGCTCTGCTCCATCTTCAGACGGCTGAGTCAAAAACCACAACGTGCCAACGAGATGCCTCTTTTTGTGTATTTTCGGGTCGTTTTTCCATATCAGCATACTTTGACTTCAAATTACGTGCTTGGTACACAGCAACATGTGTGCAAGTTGGCAGGTCTGCAGAGGCCCCAACTTATTTGAGCGTTATAAATACAGGTATGAACAGACGGTAAGATCATCCCCTTGAATTTGCGTCTCAATTTTGACCTTGACGTTACACATACCTGCAAATATGCATCCAGCAGACCACATGTCAATGGAGGTAGAATAAAGCTTAGCACCGAAGAGCACATCTGGGGGTCTATACCACAACGTCACAACCTTCAGAAAGAGAGAAGCTTGAGTGTCACCAGTAAGTTAGGCCAGTAATTGTTTGCCAGTATCCCAATTAATCATGTAATTGCATATAAAACATGTAATCAATATCCCACCTCTGCTGAGTAACATCTCACTGGGATTCCAAAGGCTCGAGCCAAGCCAAAGTCAGCCAGCTTCAATTCCCCATTCTAAAATAATCAAATCATTGTAGTTTATTTAAAAAGGGAAATACTTTTCTCACTAACTAAGCAACAACATTTCTGTTTCAGCtaagacagacatacagtatacagcacatttttttttattttacctttatttaactaggcaagtcagttaagacggcctaggaacagtgggttgactgccttgttcaggggcagaacgacagatttgtaccttgtcagctcggggattcgatcttgcaacctttcggttactagtccagcgctctaaccactaggctacgctggcGCCCCAAAGTACAATGTGTACTTTAGGATTTTCAAGAAGTAGAAATTAAAAACAGTCAACATTCCACTGACTTACCCTGTTGATGAGAAGGTTCTGTGGCTTCAGGTCTCTATGGAGAACATTCCGACTGTGGCAGAAGGCAAGCCCCTTCAACAGCTGGTACATGAATGACTGCACATACAGAAAGTAGGAGAAGACTGAGTTAAGCACAGAGATACAGAAACACAAGGcagtaatactacagtattctCACTATCAATGAGAGTCACTGGAGGTATTCTTCTGAGTTATAATTTTGCGATTGCAAAATCAACAATCAAAAAAATCCCTTCTAGGGGAAATGCAGATTAACCAATTcaacaacaaagaatatgatctacatgatcagtctctgtgtgtaaaataaaaagtggttaatgtgaacctaaTCCAACTAAAAACTATAAggaaagcaatccaatgttatttgttgcctagacttcACTGCAAATTACACTCAagtcttgaaaaaaaaaaaacactaatattgcagttagccatgacagcctttataatagaatgcttgtgaccacacacacaactaaatattgcatttggggggaaaaaaacatcctAACCCTAGGATGCATATGCCGGGTCATGTTTTTTGTTGTGGCTGTATTGATCCCCAAAAATGTAATCTAATATTCCAGGAATTCCTTAAATAATGTGTCTTTAATGTTCTAACACCCTAGTTTTGTTTTTTAATTTCTTATTGAagtaaaaatagttttttttgcaTCACTACCCCAAGTTTTCATGTGGGTCAAATATGACCTGTATGTATTTCCTATGGAAATCACTGCATTGCACTCATCAAACTGACCTTTCTTTTTGCTACAACAATAAAATCTAAGTAATTAATCAAATATTTATGGTGTGATGAAAGAGAGCCATGCTACCACCACTCAGAGCAGCCAGGACCAGAAGAGGAAGAGGTGCCAGCTCTGCCCAAACGCAAAAGGATAGAAAAGTCAGCTGCTGGTGTTCTCAGTGCAACACACCCGTCTGCAAAGAGCAGTCACATGCTTGTGGTTTGTAACAAATGCATGGACTAAGGCAGCATAAgtaaacatcacacacacacacacacacacacacacacacacacacactttgttccTTTTAGTGTTCATGTTTTCTGAATTCACAATTGTTAGTCTTGTCATTTACATTGATGATGAACTTTGGattttcaaataaatgttttgaaatattaTAAAACATGTTTAAGGTggttttacagtgccttgcaaaagtattcattccccttggcgtttttcctattttgttgcattacaacctgtaatttaaattgatttttatttggatttaatgtaatggacatacacaaaatagtccaaattggtgaagtgaaattaaaaaaaaaaaattctttcaagaaattcaacaacaacaaaaaaaaagtggTGTGCGcacatgtattcaccccctttgctatgaagcccctaaataagatctggtgcaaccaattaccttcagaagtcacataattagtaaaaaaaaatatatatatattttttttttactaattatgtgacttctgaaggtaattggttgcaccagatcttatttaggggatatatatatatatataaccagataggccagttggaaacaagttctaatttacaactgcgacctggccaagataaagcaaagcagtgcgacaaaaataacaacaatcgaacagtcaataacacaaaataaaaatctttgtacagtgtgtgcaaatgtagaagtagaaataaagtccacctgtgtgcaatcttaagtgtcacatgatctcagtacacacacacacacacacctgttctgaaaagccccagagtctgcaacaccagtaAGCAAGGGGCAACACCAagaaagcggcaccatgaagaccaaggagctctcccaacaggtcagggacaaagttgtggagaagtacagatcagggttgggatataaaaaaatatcagaaactttgaacatcccacagagcattaaaatccattaaatccattattaaaaaatggaaagaatatggcaccacaacaaacctgccaagagagggccgcccaccaaaactcacggaccaagcaaggagggcattaaccagagaggcaacgaagagaccaaagacaaccctgaatgagctgcaaagctccacagcggagattggagaatctgtccataggaccactttaagccgtatacTCCAGAGTTGGGCTTCACGGAAGAgcagccagaaaaaagccattgcttaaagaaaacaaataagcaaacacatttggtgttcgccaaaaggcatgtgggagacttcccaaacatatggaagtaggtactctggtcagatgagactaaaatgtagctttttggccatcatggAAAAGCTGTgtttggcacaaacccaacacctctcatcagcccgagaacaccatccccacagtgaagcatgatggtggcagcatcatgctgtggggatgtttttcccccatcggcagggactgggaaactggtcagaattgaatgaTGGAtgtcgctaaatacagggaaattcttgagggaacatgtttcagtcttccagagatttgagactgggatggaggttcaccttccagcaggacaatgaccctaagcatacttctaaagcaacacttgagtggtttaaggggaaacatttaaatgtcttggaatgacctagtcaaatcccagacaatccaattgagaatctgtagtatgacttaaagattgctgtacaccagcagaacccatccaacttgaaggagctggagcagttttgccttgaagaatgggcaacaatcccagtggctagatgtgccaagcttatagagaaaaccacaagagacttgcagctgtaattgctgcaaaaggtggctctacaaagtactgactttgggggggggtgaaaaGTTATGTACGCTCAagctctgtttttttgtgttatttcttgcttgtttcacaataaaaaatattttgcatcttcaaagtggtaggcatgtgtaaatcaaatgatacaaaacaCCCAAATAAATCAAttataattccaggttgtaaggcaacaaaataggaaaaatgccaagggggaggaatactttcacaagccactgtattttGTTCTTCACACTAAAAGGTTGAATGTGAAACTTTGTAAGATTGATTGTAAGAAAAATATGCTAATATTTTCAATAGCTGTTATGAATTTTCATAATATATTATCATTGAAATGTGTATCAAACTGTTGAAGAGCGActaaaaacatttcaaacaaaattATCATCGAAGGATAATATTTTAGATCCATATAAATAAAACAGATATTACATTATGGGGTCATTTTGACCCGGCATATGCATTCTTGGGGCGCCATGTTTACTCTGCATCCTAGGGTtaaaagtagaaatagaatgaaacaaacaggcattctgtttgctctattatagtgcccccccccagtcacacaagtgttactgtcaagttcaacacaacaaaagcaatacctttgggctacactgcacattattacacTGTACACCTTCTGCCTGTGGACATCagttctacaatgtgccagcagagcatgataccctttgttggcataatCTCTTTCAGGCAGCGAGTACACCAGTGACATACCCCTTTTTATCCAATTTATTGAAAGAGGGAAAGTGCGTGGCGTTTCTTTCACTTCTATTGACATCTAGCATAATAAGCCAGGCcccagctccagctacacttgatccctgaatccacttgtttaacaagcaacgcctcattttcacctatttctctcattctgaaaattaaccacataGAGAAAACATTAGTTCACAGATAGTAGTTAGTTCGCTAGTTAACATTCACAGATTGCCAAGGTCCAGCAAGCAACTACCACGTTATAACTTGATGAACAGTGTTGTGCGGAAAATCTCCCCCTGCCAGAATCCATAATTGTCGGTTACACAGTAATTGTGCCAGGACCGAATAGCAATGACTCACCTTGACCGTTTCTGGATCTAGGTCTCCATTGCAGCTGTCAAAATACTTCTTTAGATCCTGTGGTTGTAAAAGTCACAAGTTCTATCAGCAACATTACATTTCTTCTCATCATATCAAACTGGTGAAAAGTACAAAACCCTTATAGTTGAACCTGCGGTCACATTTACTTTAAAATGGTCAGTCAAGTCTATTGGTAAATTGTCATAACTACAAACTCCTCTTTATACAATAATGTAATCTGCATACATCTGGCAACAACGCAACACTCACCTGATCACAAAATTCAAACACCAATGTTAACTTCTTGTCACTGTGCAGAACATCATGCAACCTAGGGAAAACAAAATGAAATGTCAATTAAACTCTTTGCATAGCTAGATATTTAATCTAATGCTAATTATAACACTATTGAAAAGTAACTACTAGTTACTGAGTCAGGCCGGTCTAACTATGCTATGACATGAATACATTTAGCTAGCTATGTATTTTCAGAATGACACATTTCTTCAGACCTACCTCACAATGTTTTTATGCTTCAGTTCTTTCAGGAGGCAAATTTCTCGCAGGGCAGAACTTGGGACCCCCTACAAGAATcaaggggtgtaatcattagccaAACAGCTGCTAAAACAATCATTTTAGTTAGGTCCTAatttcaggtaggtccctccatGCCACTGTAAAAACACTTGCAGTCGTAAGCAGGTGACAAAGTGGTGTCATTTGAAAACTCGAGTCCTATCAAACAAACCAGTAAACATTTCACACCTGCAGTGGGAGCTCTCTTCGGGCTTGATTCTGTGAGtgtgaaacgttttgcaacagaatctgcTTTATGAATACGCCCTAGCGTACAGCAGCAACCAAATTGAGCCATCAAAAAATATGCTAACCAGTTGGACAGCAAGCTAAAGTAGCTGTATTTGTAGTCTAAAAAATTCCTACCTCATCGTCGTCATCCAATCTCACTCTTTTCAAAGCCACGATTTCATGCGTTTCTCTGTTTTTTGCTTTGAAAACAGTTCCATATGTACCTGGAGAAAGAAATCACAACGTTCGCTAGCTAACGTGACTGAATGGGTTGTGTTAATTagcaaggtagctagctaacttgctcAGGACTGGGCTAACTAGTTTCATTATTTACATAGAATAATGAAAAGCTAACTAGCCGTTGACTTCAACGAATTTAACTAGATGCCGACGAATATAATAACTTAGGTTACATATTTTTATAGATACGTCAACATATTTCTCGCTAACTAGCTATATTTTGTTAGCACACAAGCTAACGCGTCAGACAACTAGCTACTAGTAATGTAGGTAACGTTAACTAAATGTTGTCGTTGTAACTTATGCTTGCTGCTAACGTTAGTAAATACTACCAAATATATAAACACTATCAAAAGTGTCACTTAGCAATGACTTGTCATTTAAAATTACGGATATGATGCCTGCTAACATTAACTATTAGCTAGTAGCAGTCATAGCAATGCTAACGGGCAACATTCTCAGCAAGAGAAATCCTGGGAAAGAAACAGACACTTACCCTCTCCAATCTTTTCAAGCTTTTCATACTTCTGCATATTTTGTCAATAAAGCTAGTCTTTAACTAGCTAACTTGTGAAAAGCAGCCCCAGGGTTTGTGGATATTTGTGATACGCGTTAGCTAGCTGTTCTCAGCTACAATGATGCTGCTACATGGGCATCTAAAGGCCAGATTATGAACTGCATGCAAAATCGCCCATTTCCAGTCAAAAATAATTATGAACCTGTTTCACTGTCATTCTCATGTGGTCAATCAGAAATGTTTACTAAAAAGCAATACTCCAATTTGTTCCAATGTTTCCTACTGAATAAATTAAACAGCCTGTTAATGGATTTAGCTAGCCTAGATCCACCATTTTCACATCGTATCATCTGTTCAGACAATGATCATTATAAATGCCCCCCTCAAAGTCTTGCTAAATTTACTGATATATACAGGTCAGGTCCAAGTAACccttttaaaaccacaatcacatactgtagtgtacagttagTATTCTCTTCCTATTAACAGCACATGATAAACACTTGCAATTTCTGCAGCCTCGGGGCACAATAAAATATGATTGAGTTTGTCCACCCATACATTTGGCTTGTATAAAATGGAATTTGACATTGGACCATTAAACTAAAGTAACTTTACACCAACATCAAACTAGTTATAAAACATATACATCTTTTTCATTTCTTAGGCAAAGGCTATCCTTTATGTCACAAAAGTACATTACGGGAAGTATTTTCAGTTCACATTGTAGGCCTACAGTTCTGTGCTATATCAAAGTCAGGGCTGCCAACTTTTGAAGAAAGCTTGGAGTGAGGTTTACCATGTGAATTTCATTGCCCCCAGACACAATCCCTAGATGGGGCCTGGGGGTCCTCCCCCAGGAAGATTTTACTgttttaaagctcatttcctacaattctacgtATTTTTACATGGCTAAGGCCTATGACCAGTGTGGGAAAACGTGTATTCAGGAGGCTTTGAACATTAAATGAACACCCAATATTCAACGACTTTGTTACTTTTAGGCTTTTGGGTGATGAAATGTAAAGTAggctaatatttttttttttacatctttttTAGGTGGTTTGACACTTTATTCAGACAGTAATGAAATGAGATAGGGAGACAGGCAAAATGCTAGAAACAGTGAGACGTTTGCAAGTAGGGATTGATCCCTGTTCTCAGGTTGTATGTGACACGTGCCGGGGAGTGTTACCACTACGCCAAGTCTCTGCACAGGACATTTTTATATTGATGGCAGTGGGTAACCACATCATAGATTACAGTTtgcttgtccatagactgctttcaaGGTAAGGACACCAAGATTTTACATTTTGTCATTTGGGTGAACTCTCTCTTTAAAATACGGATGGAAGAAAATCCTGCTTGCTCTCCAGAAGGGTTGGCCATCCCTGATCTATGTTTCCCAAGTGCTGGATGTTTGAAAATGTTCATATTATAACAATTAATTTCACCCAACCTTCAAGAAATATctaatgaatatatatattcaGATGGTTTAAAGATCCTTGCCATCATCTTACTCTACATAGACAAAACATTATGTGTTTATGAGTTGTGAGTCCCCCTACCATC
Above is a window of Salmo salar chromosome ssa03, Ssal_v3.1, whole genome shotgun sequence DNA encoding:
- the LOC106599847 gene encoding cyclin-dependent-like kinase 5, whose translation is MQKYEKLEKIGEGTYGTVFKAKNRETHEIVALKRVRLDDDDEGVPSSALREICLLKELKHKNIVRLHDVLHSDKKLTLVFEFCDQDLKKYFDSCNGDLDPETVKSFMYQLLKGLAFCHSRNVLHRDLKPQNLLINRNGELKLADFGLARAFGIPVRCYSAEVVTLWYRPPDVLFGAKLYSTSIDMWSAGCIFAELANAGRPLFPGNDVDDQLKRIFRLLGTPTEEQWQTMTKLPDYKPYPMYPATTSLVNVVPKLSSTGRDLLQNLLKCNPVQRISAEEALQHPYFADFCPP